TTTCTGTGGAGATAACCACACCAGTTCTCAGTTCTGTAGAACCGAGAATTACGTTCTCTTTATATGTTGTGGTGGGGCGTCTGTTCAGGTGTAAGAGGACGATCACAATGGCAACCAACGAACTCAAGTCCGGAAGCAACACGTTCGAAAGCAGACTCGGTGGTATCCACGTCACGGGGAAGGCCCACAGCCTGAGTGCGTGGTTCGTGCTGTCGCTGCGGCTCATGATGGGGTATGCGTTCTTGCACGCTGGCTGGGACAAGATCGTCAAGCCGTTCGATTCGAGCGGCTACCTGGTGCACGCGGCTGGTGCGAACGGGAACCCGCTGGAGTCGATGTTCCTGTGGATGGGCCAGACGACCTGGTTCGTCGAGTTCGCGAACATCGCCGTGCC
This sequence is a window from Haloarchaeobius amylolyticus. Protein-coding genes within it:
- a CDS encoding DoxX family membrane protein → MATNELKSGSNTFESRLGGIHVTGKAHSLSAWFVLSLRLMMGYAFLHAGWDKIVKPFDSSGYLVHAAGANGNPLESMFLWMGQTTWFVEFANIAVPWGELLIGLGLLVGALVRLAAFFGALMMAMFYFGNWSIEHGI